A single window of Mycobacterium sp. ITM-2016-00318 DNA harbors:
- a CDS encoding S-(hydroxymethyl)mycothiol dehydrogenase, protein MGQTVRGVISRKKGEPVEVTDVVIPDPGPAEVVVDIQACGVCHTDLTYREGGINDEYPFLLGHEAAGTVESVGAGVTNVEPGDFVILNWRAVCGQCRACKRGRPHLCFDTFNAEQKMTLTDGTELTPALGIGAFVDKTLVHEGQCTKVDPAADPAVAGLLGCGVMAGIGAAINTGAVNRDDTVAVIGCGGVGDAAIAGAALVGAKRIIAVDTDNKKLDWARQFGATHTINARELDPVATIQDLTDGNGADVVIDAVGRPETWKQAFYARDLAGTVVLVGVPTPDMELEMPLVDFFSRGGSLKSSWYGDCLPERDFPTLISLYLQGRLPLEKFVSERIGLDDIEDAFHKMHAGEVLRSVVVFK, encoded by the coding sequence ATGGGTCAAACAGTGCGCGGAGTGATCTCGAGAAAGAAGGGCGAACCGGTCGAGGTGACCGATGTGGTCATTCCCGATCCTGGTCCAGCCGAGGTGGTGGTCGATATCCAAGCCTGCGGCGTCTGCCACACCGATCTGACCTACCGCGAGGGCGGCATCAACGACGAGTACCCGTTCCTGCTGGGCCACGAGGCGGCAGGCACGGTCGAATCCGTCGGGGCCGGTGTCACGAATGTGGAGCCCGGCGATTTCGTGATCCTCAACTGGCGCGCGGTGTGCGGGCAGTGCCGGGCATGCAAGCGCGGCCGCCCGCACTTGTGCTTCGACACCTTCAACGCCGAGCAGAAGATGACGCTGACCGACGGCACCGAGCTGACCCCGGCTTTGGGCATCGGGGCCTTCGTCGACAAGACGCTGGTACACGAAGGCCAGTGCACGAAAGTCGATCCCGCTGCCGACCCGGCCGTCGCCGGGCTGCTGGGCTGCGGGGTGATGGCCGGTATCGGCGCGGCGATCAACACCGGTGCGGTCAACCGCGACGACACCGTCGCGGTGATCGGCTGCGGTGGTGTGGGCGACGCCGCGATCGCCGGAGCGGCGTTGGTCGGTGCCAAGCGGATCATCGCGGTAGACACGGACAACAAGAAACTTGACTGGGCGCGTCAGTTCGGTGCCACGCACACGATCAACGCGCGCGAACTCGATCCGGTCGCGACGATCCAGGACCTCACCGACGGCAACGGTGCCGACGTCGTGATCGACGCTGTCGGCAGACCCGAAACCTGGAAGCAGGCGTTCTACGCCCGCGATCTGGCGGGAACCGTTGTGCTGGTGGGTGTTCCGACGCCCGACATGGAGCTCGAGATGCCGCTGGTGGACTTCTTCTCCCGCGGCGGTTCGCTGAAATCGTCGTGGTACGGCGACTGCCTGCCCGAGCGCGACTTCCCCACGCTGATCAGCCTGTATCTGCAGGGCAGGCTGCCGCTGGAGAAGTTCGTCTCCGAACGCATCGGACTCGACGACATCGAGGACGCCTTCCACAAGATGCACGCAGGCGAGGTGCTGCGCTCGGTGGTGGTGTTCAAATGA